In Harpia harpyja isolate bHarHar1 chromosome 12, bHarHar1 primary haplotype, whole genome shotgun sequence, a single window of DNA contains:
- the XAF1 gene encoding XIAP-associated factor 1 isoform X2, whose translation MTEESRFCKNCKRDVSAANFSLHEAHCLRFLILCPECDEPVAQKDMKDHQTEAHKQVRCNLCHQSMQQYQLEHHETKECHKRAMKCKICELEMPFNKLQEHLNTCASRTEWCWECNKYIMYRDQDEHKDICQNGGLFYHKDVKIQTSEASTNAPFISPTGTGGNLCRKCNKSFPDDQYSQHLNKCSAAHEMTKDLAGQSTSKLSSDPQQLSSSLAPSSCSKNAMAWKDVRPKGKERGQPLTSKTLLKPPKNKKIGFPSPTRGGLSTSPQALKDTQSFDVMVTCAHCNILLPLPTLQKHEIKCLRFTSLKNARMKQKSSHGEKEDAFYSIHD comes from the exons atgacagaAGAGAGCAGGTTCTGCAAAAATTG TAAACGAGATGTGTCGGCTGCCAATTTCTCTCTCCATGAGGCCCACTGCTTGCGGTTTCTCATTCTCTGTCCAGAATGTGATGAACCAGTTGCCCAAAAGGATATGAAAGACCATCAAACAGAAGCACACAAGCAG GTCAGATGTAATCTTTGTCACCAAAGCATGCAGCAGTACCAGTTGGAGCATCATGAA ACCAAGGAATGCCACAAACGAGCAATGAAATGCAAGATCTGTGAGCTTGAAATGCCCTTCAACAAGCTGCAGGAACACTTGAATACCTGTGCCAGCCGAACAGAGTGGTGTTGGGAGTGTAACAAATATATCATGTACAGAGACCAGGATGAACACAAAGATATTTGTCAGAACGGTGGTCTGTTCTATCATAAGGATGTGAAAATTCAAACCAGTGAAGCATCCACTAATGCACCATTTATTTCTCCCACTG gtACTGGTGGCAATCTTTGTCGGAAGTGCAATAAGTCATTCCCAGATGACCAGTACTCCCAACATCTG AATAAATGCAGTGCAGCCCATGAGATGACAAAAGATCTTGCTGGCCAGTCAACTTCAAAACTCAGCAGTGATCCACAACAGTTGTCTTCTTCCCTGGCTCCCTCTTCCTGCTCCAAGAATGCAATGGCATGGAAAGATGTCCGtcccaaagggaaagaaaggggcCAGCCATTGACTTCCAAAACCTTGCTTAAACCCCCAAAGAACAAAAAGattggctttccctctcccacaagAGGTGGACTTTCCACATCACCTCAAGCTCTTAAAGACACCCAGTCTTTTGATGTGATGGTGACCTGTGCCCATTGCAACATTCTTCTGCCGCTTCCAACCCTTCAGAAACATGAG ATCAAATGTCTACGTTTTACATCTTTGAAAAATGCTAGGatgaaacaaaaatcaagccATGGAGAAAAAG
- the XAF1 gene encoding XIAP-associated factor 1 isoform X1 — protein MLVGHRYACGRCKRDVSAANFSLHEAHCLRFLILCPECDEPVAQKDMKDHQTEAHKQVRCNLCHQSMQQYQLEHHETKECHKRAMKCKICELEMPFNKLQEHLNTCASRTEWCWECNKYIMYRDQDEHKDICQNGGLFYHKDVKIQTSEASTNAPFISPTGTGGNLCRKCNKSFPDDQYSQHLNKCSAAHEMTKDLAGQSTSKLSSDPQQLSSSLAPSSCSKNAMAWKDVRPKGKERGQPLTSKTLLKPPKNKKIGFPSPTRGGLSTSPQALKDTQSFDVMVTCAHCNILLPLPTLQKHEIKCLRFTSLKNARMKQKSSHGEKEDAFYSIHD, from the exons ATGCTGGTTGGGCATAGGTATgcctgtgggaggtg TAAACGAGATGTGTCGGCTGCCAATTTCTCTCTCCATGAGGCCCACTGCTTGCGGTTTCTCATTCTCTGTCCAGAATGTGATGAACCAGTTGCCCAAAAGGATATGAAAGACCATCAAACAGAAGCACACAAGCAG GTCAGATGTAATCTTTGTCACCAAAGCATGCAGCAGTACCAGTTGGAGCATCATGAA ACCAAGGAATGCCACAAACGAGCAATGAAATGCAAGATCTGTGAGCTTGAAATGCCCTTCAACAAGCTGCAGGAACACTTGAATACCTGTGCCAGCCGAACAGAGTGGTGTTGGGAGTGTAACAAATATATCATGTACAGAGACCAGGATGAACACAAAGATATTTGTCAGAACGGTGGTCTGTTCTATCATAAGGATGTGAAAATTCAAACCAGTGAAGCATCCACTAATGCACCATTTATTTCTCCCACTG gtACTGGTGGCAATCTTTGTCGGAAGTGCAATAAGTCATTCCCAGATGACCAGTACTCCCAACATCTG AATAAATGCAGTGCAGCCCATGAGATGACAAAAGATCTTGCTGGCCAGTCAACTTCAAAACTCAGCAGTGATCCACAACAGTTGTCTTCTTCCCTGGCTCCCTCTTCCTGCTCCAAGAATGCAATGGCATGGAAAGATGTCCGtcccaaagggaaagaaaggggcCAGCCATTGACTTCCAAAACCTTGCTTAAACCCCCAAAGAACAAAAAGattggctttccctctcccacaagAGGTGGACTTTCCACATCACCTCAAGCTCTTAAAGACACCCAGTCTTTTGATGTGATGGTGACCTGTGCCCATTGCAACATTCTTCTGCCGCTTCCAACCCTTCAGAAACATGAG ATCAAATGTCTACGTTTTACATCTTTGAAAAATGCTAGGatgaaacaaaaatcaagccATGGAGAAAAAG